The Streptococcus mitis genome has a segment encoding these proteins:
- a CDS encoding substrate-binding domain-containing protein → MKNIKKISIFALFVTFIFALVACGKTGLGNSSNDNKSTIQKSAKELKLGVSISTTNNPYFVAMKDGLEKAAREKEVTLKIADAQDDAARQADDIQNFISQNVDALLINPVDSDAIVTSIKAANNANIPVILIDRGSNGGEVLTTVASDNVEAGKMAAEFITKQLGEKAKTFELSGVPGASATVDRGKGFEQISKTNLDVLSSQSANFDRAKALNTAQNMIQGNKEVQAIFAQNDEMALGAAQAVKAAGLSNVLIVGIDGQPDAHDAIAKGDITATIAQQPAKMGEIAIQSAIDHYQGKKLEKETVSPIYLVTKDNVDQHNW, encoded by the coding sequence ATGAAAAATATTAAAAAAATTAGCATTTTTGCTTTGTTTGTAACATTTATTTTTGCTTTAGTAGCTTGTGGAAAAACTGGTTTAGGAAATTCATCAAATGATAATAAATCTACGATTCAAAAGTCGGCAAAAGAATTAAAATTAGGAGTTTCTATTTCGACTACTAACAATCCCTATTTTGTAGCTATGAAAGATGGTCTTGAAAAAGCCGCAAGAGAAAAAGAAGTAACTTTGAAGATAGCAGATGCACAAGATGATGCTGCTAGACAAGCAGATGATATTCAAAATTTTATTAGTCAAAATGTTGATGCTTTACTAATTAATCCAGTTGATTCTGATGCAATTGTTACATCTATTAAAGCTGCTAATAATGCAAATATTCCGGTAATCTTAATTGACCGCGGTAGTAATGGAGGTGAAGTCTTGACAACTGTTGCTTCTGATAACGTAGAAGCAGGTAAAATGGCTGCAGAATTTATTACCAAGCAATTGGGAGAAAAAGCAAAAACTTTTGAATTATCAGGAGTCCCTGGCGCTTCTGCAACTGTAGATAGAGGTAAAGGATTTGAACAAATTTCAAAGACAAATTTAGATGTTCTTTCTAGTCAATCCGCTAATTTTGACCGCGCAAAAGCTTTGAATACAGCGCAAAATATGATTCAAGGAAACAAAGAAGTGCAAGCAATCTTTGCACAGAATGATGAGATGGCGTTAGGAGCTGCACAAGCAGTAAAAGCAGCTGGTCTTAGCAATGTATTAATTGTTGGTATTGATGGTCAACCAGATGCACATGATGCTATTGCAAAAGGTGATATTACTGCCACTATTGCTCAGCAACCAGCTAAGATGGGTGAAATTGCTATTCAATCAGCAATAGATCATTATCAAGGGAAAAAACTGGAAAAAGAAACAGTTTCTCCAATTTATCTTGTGACTAAGGATAATGTTGATCAACATAACTGGTGA
- the coaB gene encoding phosphopantothenate--cysteine ligase — translation MKILVTSGGTSEAIDSVRSITNHSTGRLGKIITETLLAAGHEVCLITTKRALKPEAHPNLSIREINNTKDLLLEMQERVKDYQVLIHSMAVSDYTPVYMTGLEEVQSSSNLEEFLSKQNHQAKISSTDEIQVLFLKKTPKIISLVKEWNPAIHLIGFKLLVDVSEDYLIEIARKSLIKNQADLIIANDLTQISAKQHRAIFVEKDQLQTVQTKEEIAKLLLEKIQAYHS, via the coding sequence ATGAAAATTTTAGTTACATCGGGCGGTACCAGTGAAGCTATCGATAGCGTCCGTTCTATCACTAACCATTCTACAGGACGCTTGGGGAAAATCATCACAGAAACCTTGCTTGCTGCAGGGCATGAAGTTTGTTTGATAACAACAAAACGAGCTCTGAAGCCAGAAGCCCATCCCAACCTAAGCATTCGAGAAATTAACAATACCAAGGACCTTCTCCTTGAAATGCAAGAACGTGTCAAGGACTATCAGGTCTTGATTCACTCAATGGCTGTGTCCGATTACACTCCTGTTTATATGACAGGTCTAGAGGAAGTTCAGTCTAGCTCCAATCTAGAAGAATTTTTAAGCAAGCAAAATCATCAAGCTAAGATTTCTTCAACTGATGAGATTCAGGTTTTATTCCTGAAAAAAACACCAAAAATCATCTCTCTAGTCAAGGAGTGGAATCCTGCTATTCATCTGATTGGTTTCAAACTGCTGGTTGATGTCTCTGAGGATTATCTCATCGAGATTGCCAGAAAAAGTCTTATCAAGAACCAAGCAGACTTAATCATTGCAAATGACCTCACTCAAATCTCAGCAAAGCAGCACAGAGCTATCTTTGTTGAGAAAGATCAGCTTCAAACAGTCCAGACTAAAGAAGAAATTGCAAAACTCCTCCTTGAAAAAATTCAAGCCTACCATTCATAG
- a CDS encoding transcription repressor NadR translates to MTKDRKQALLQLLKETPKALNGQSLAEHFHVTRQVIVQDIAILRADGAPILSTNRGYVYKQIETNPYVHKLFKVKHEVEEIGQELLAIVDNGGRVQNTLIDHPVYGEIETLLKLSCRRDVQHFLEQVEHSDFRPLSELTDGIHYHLVEAETQQDLRYIEEALDQLGYLVKD, encoded by the coding sequence ATGACAAAAGATCGCAAACAAGCCCTGCTCCAACTCTTGAAAGAAACTCCTAAAGCCCTCAATGGCCAAAGTTTAGCTGAACATTTTCATGTTACACGCCAGGTCATTGTACAGGACATTGCAATTTTAAGAGCCGATGGCGCTCCTATCCTATCCACCAATCGTGGCTACGTCTATAAGCAAATTGAAACCAATCCTTATGTTCACAAACTTTTCAAAGTGAAACATGAAGTTGAAGAAATCGGTCAAGAACTCCTTGCTATCGTAGATAATGGCGGACGTGTTCAAAACACATTGATTGACCATCCCGTCTATGGAGAAATTGAAACCTTGCTGAAACTGTCTTGTCGTAGAGATGTGCAACATTTTCTAGAACAAGTCGAGCATTCAGATTTTAGACCTCTGTCTGAATTAACAGATGGTATCCATTACCACCTAGTCGAAGCTGAAACACAGCAAGACCTCCGCTATATCGAGGAGGCCTTGGATCAGCTAGGTTATTTAGTAAAAGACTAG
- a CDS encoding 8-oxo-dGTP diphosphatase, with protein sequence MSRSQLTILTNICLIEDPETQRVVMQYRSPETNRWSGYAFPGGHVENGEAFAESVIREIYEETGLTIQNPQLVGIKNWPLDTGGRYIVICYKATEFSGSLRSSDEGEVSWVQKDQIPNLDLAYDMLPLMEMMEAPDKSEFFYPRRTEDDWEKKIF encoded by the coding sequence ATGTCCCGTTCCCAATTAACAATTTTAACAAACATTTGTCTGATTGAAGACCCCGAAACTCAGCGCGTGGTTATGCAGTATCGCTCTCCTGAAACAAATCGCTGGTCTGGTTATGCCTTTCCTGGAGGTCATGTTGAAAATGGTGAGGCTTTTGCGGAGTCTGTCATTCGTGAAATCTACGAAGAAACAGGATTGACTATCCAAAATCCTCAACTTGTCGGCATTAAAAATTGGCCACTAGATACAGGTGGGCGCTATATTGTCATTTGTTATAAGGCGACTGAGTTCTCTGGTAGCCTTCGCTCTTCAGATGAAGGAGAAGTTTCTTGGGTGCAAAAAGACCAGATTCCAAACTTGGATCTGGCCTATGATATGTTACCCTTGATGGAGATGATGGAAGCTCCTGACAAATCAGAGTTTTTCTACCCTCGCCGTACAGAAGATGATTGGGAGAAGAAAATCTTCTAG
- a CDS encoding formate--tetrahydrofolate ligase: MKTDIEIAQSIELKPIVDVVEKLGISYDDLELYGKYKAKLSFDKIRAVESNPVGKLILVTAINPTPAGEGKSTITIGLADALNKIGKKTMIAIREPSLGPVMGIKGGAAGGGYAQVLPMEDINLHFTGDMHAITTANNALSALIDNHLHQGNELGIDQRRILWKRVVDLNDRALRHVTVGLGGPLNGIPREDGFDITVASEIMAILCLATDIEDLKRRLANIVIGYRYDRTPVSVGDLQIEGALALILKDAIKPNLVQTIYGTPAFVHGGPFANIAHGCNSVLATTTALHLADYTVTEAGFGADLGAEKFLDIKTPNLPTSPDAVVIVATLRALKMNGGVAKDALTEENVEAVRAGFANLQRHVENIRKFGVPAVVAINEFVSDTEAEIAALKELCASIDVPVELASVWADGAEGGVALAETVVKTIAETPANYKRLYDNDLSVQEKIEKIVTEIYRGSKVNFEKKAQTQIAQIVQNGWDKLPICMAKTQYSFSDNPNALGAPENFEITIRELVPKLGAGFIVALTGDVMTMPGLPKRPAALNMDVESDGTVLGLF; this comes from the coding sequence ATGAAAACAGATATTGAAATCGCACAGAGTATTGAGTTGAAGCCAATTGTTGATGTTGTAGAGAAACTTGGTATTTCTTACGACGATTTGGAGTTGTATGGAAAGTACAAGGCTAAGCTCAGCTTTGATAAAATTCGTGCAGTTGAGAGCAATCCAGTTGGAAAATTGATTCTGGTTACTGCCATCAATCCAACACCTGCAGGTGAAGGAAAATCAACTATTACCATTGGTCTTGCGGATGCCTTGAACAAGATTGGCAAGAAAACCATGATTGCTATTCGCGAACCATCTCTTGGTCCAGTAATGGGTATCAAGGGTGGTGCCGCTGGTGGTGGTTACGCTCAAGTTCTGCCAATGGAAGACATCAACCTTCACTTCACTGGAGACATGCATGCCATTACGACTGCCAACAATGCGCTTTCTGCCTTGATTGACAACCACTTGCACCAAGGGAATGAGTTGGGAATTGACCAACGTCGTATCCTTTGGAAACGTGTTGTGGACTTGAACGACCGTGCTCTTCGCCATGTAACAGTTGGGCTTGGTGGCCCTCTAAATGGTATTCCACGTGAGGATGGCTTTGACATTACAGTTGCTTCAGAGATCATGGCAATTCTTTGCTTGGCAACAGACATCGAGGACTTGAAACGCCGTTTGGCGAATATCGTTATTGGTTATCGCTATGATCGTACACCTGTTTCTGTAGGTGATTTGCAGATTGAAGGTGCTTTAGCTTTGATCTTGAAGGATGCGATTAAGCCGAACCTGGTTCAGACAATTTACGGTACACCTGCCTTTGTACACGGTGGTCCATTTGCCAATATTGCTCATGGATGTAATTCAGTCTTGGCAACTACAACAGCTCTTCACTTGGCTGATTATACAGTTACTGAAGCTGGTTTTGGTGCAGACCTTGGTGCTGAGAAATTCCTTGATATTAAGACACCAAACTTGCCAACATCTCCAGATGCAGTAGTTATTGTTGCAACCCTTCGTGCCCTTAAGATGAATGGTGGTGTGGCTAAAGACGCTCTTACTGAAGAAAATGTAGAAGCAGTTCGTGCAGGTTTTGCTAACTTGCAACGCCACGTTGAAAATATCCGTAAATTTGGAGTACCTGCAGTCGTAGCTATTAACGAATTTGTATCTGATACTGAAGCTGAAATTGCAGCCTTGAAAGAACTCTGTGCTTCAATCGACGTACCAGTTGAGTTGGCTAGTGTCTGGGCTGATGGCGCAGAAGGTGGGGTAGCACTTGCTGAGACAGTTGTTAAGACAATTGCTGAAACCCCAGCTAATTACAAACGTTTATATGACAATGACCTTTCTGTTCAAGAAAAGATTGAAAAAATTGTTACTGAAATCTACCGTGGTAGCAAAGTCAACTTTGAGAAGAAAGCCCAAACGCAAATTGCTCAAATCGTTCAGAATGGTTGGGACAAATTGCCAATCTGTATGGCTAAAACTCAATACAGTTTCTCAGACAATCCAAATGCACTTGGAGCACCTGAAAACTTTGAAATTACCATTCGTGAATTGGTACCAAAATTAGGTGCAGGCTTCATCGTTGCTTTAACTGGTGATGTCATGACCATGCCAGGCCTTCCAAAACGACCAGCAGCTCTCAACATGGATGTTGAAAGCGACGGAACTGTTCTAGGCTTGTTCTAG
- a CDS encoding sugar ABC transporter ATP-binding protein — protein sequence MKIEMKNISKSFGNNRVLESIDLVLNSGEVHALMGENGAGKSTLMNILTGLFPATSGTIFIDGKEKTFSNPQEAERFGLSFIHQEMNTWPDMTVLDNLFLGREIKNSIGFLDKASMERKAKEAFKRLNISIPLDAIIGQLSVGQQQMIEIAKCLLSEVSLLIMDEPTAALTDRETETLFKVIEGLKSDGVGIVYISHRMEEIFKITDLITVMRDGFVIDTKRTKLTNADELVQKMVGRELEDYYPEKKAEIGNIVFQAKNLSGDAFTDISFYVRQGEILGFSGLMGAGRTEIMRAIFGIDSLKSGQIIINEEELIIKNPFEAIKHGIGFLTEDRKDEGLILDFSIKDNMTLPSTRDFVKNGIFDNKTSDIFVQRLIDRLRIKSGYPDKEVGTLSGGNQQKVVLAKWIGIAPKVLILDEPTRGVDVGAKREIYQLMNELAERGVPIIMVSSDLPEVIGVSDRIMVMHEGRISGELTRQEATQEKVMQLATGGQ from the coding sequence ATGAAAATTGAAATGAAGAACATTTCAAAATCTTTTGGGAATAATCGTGTTTTAGAAAGTATTGATTTGGTTCTTAATTCAGGAGAAGTTCATGCTTTAATGGGAGAGAATGGTGCAGGCAAATCAACCTTAATGAATATTTTAACTGGACTTTTTCCAGCTACTTCAGGAACTATTTTTATTGATGGAAAAGAAAAAACATTTTCTAATCCTCAAGAGGCAGAACGGTTTGGACTGAGTTTTATTCATCAAGAAATGAATACTTGGCCAGATATGACTGTACTTGATAATCTTTTTTTAGGAAGAGAAATTAAAAATTCGATTGGGTTTCTAGATAAAGCTAGTATGGAAAGGAAAGCTAAAGAAGCATTTAAACGTCTTAATATCTCTATTCCTCTCGATGCAATCATTGGTCAATTATCAGTCGGACAACAACAAATGATAGAAATAGCAAAATGTTTATTATCAGAAGTTTCCTTGTTAATTATGGATGAACCCACAGCAGCTTTAACTGATCGTGAAACTGAAACACTTTTTAAAGTGATAGAAGGATTAAAATCTGATGGTGTAGGTATTGTGTATATTTCACATCGGATGGAAGAAATCTTTAAGATTACAGATCTTATAACTGTTATGAGGGATGGGTTTGTAATTGATACCAAGAGAACGAAGTTAACTAATGCGGATGAATTAGTTCAAAAGATGGTGGGGCGTGAATTAGAAGATTATTATCCAGAAAAAAAGGCTGAGATTGGGAATATTGTTTTTCAAGCTAAGAATCTTTCTGGTGATGCTTTTACGGATATTTCTTTCTATGTACGTCAAGGGGAAATTCTTGGTTTCTCTGGTTTGATGGGTGCTGGTCGTACTGAAATAATGCGAGCAATTTTTGGAATTGATTCTTTAAAATCTGGTCAAATTATAATAAATGAAGAAGAACTGATAATTAAAAATCCTTTTGAAGCAATTAAGCATGGAATTGGTTTCTTAACAGAAGATCGTAAAGATGAGGGATTGATTTTAGATTTTTCTATTAAAGATAATATGACTTTACCTAGTACTCGTGATTTTGTTAAAAATGGCATTTTTGATAATAAAACAAGTGATATATTTGTACAACGTTTAATTGATAGGCTACGAATTAAATCAGGTTATCCAGATAAGGAAGTTGGGACACTTTCTGGTGGTAATCAACAGAAAGTAGTTTTAGCAAAATGGATAGGTATTGCTCCAAAAGTACTGATTCTAGATGAGCCAACTCGTGGGGTAGATGTTGGTGCTAAGCGTGAAATTTACCAATTAATGAATGAATTGGCTGAACGAGGTGTGCCGATTATTATGGTATCTTCAGATTTACCAGAAGTGATCGGAGTCAGTGATCGCATTATGGTCATGCATGAAGGAAGAATTAGTGGAGAATTAACACGTCAAGAAGCTACACAAGAAAAAGTTATGCAACTAGCCACAGGAGGACAATAG
- a CDS encoding LacI family DNA-binding transcriptional regulator — MTTIKQVAEEAGVSKSTVSRYISKKGYVGDDAREKIKNAIKKLNYTPNVLAQSLKTKKNQMVGLLLPDISNPFFPRLVRGAESYLKDKGYRIMVGTISDHDSLEEYINLLLKTNAAGIITTLDFTKEFPNLTLPVVVVDRISKDTGYGVFSDNQLGGRLAAKAIWNAGAKQVMIIKVLDDKAENIAERFEASLNYLRNKSLEIRIEESETFEFEKIQTEAKENLKRNPNIDSIIAPSDIHAIAYIHEILAIGKKIPDDIQIIGYDDIVLSQFIYPSLSTIHQSSYKMGEQAAKLIYNMANKFSIDEAKIKLPVRYVERNTLRRK, encoded by the coding sequence ATGACTACAATAAAACAGGTTGCTGAAGAAGCTGGAGTATCAAAATCAACAGTTTCAAGATATATTTCGAAAAAAGGCTATGTCGGAGATGATGCTAGAGAAAAGATAAAAAATGCTATCAAGAAATTAAATTACACGCCGAATGTATTAGCACAATCTTTGAAAACTAAAAAAAATCAAATGGTAGGACTCTTATTGCCAGATATTTCTAATCCCTTCTTCCCAAGATTGGTTCGAGGAGCTGAATCATATTTGAAAGATAAAGGTTATAGGATTATGGTTGGTACTATTTCAGATCATGATTCGTTAGAAGAATATATAAACCTTTTGTTAAAAACAAATGCAGCTGGTATTATAACGACACTTGACTTTACAAAGGAATTTCCAAATCTGACGTTACCTGTCGTTGTGGTTGACCGGATTAGTAAAGATACAGGTTACGGTGTCTTTTCTGATAATCAGTTGGGTGGACGTTTGGCTGCTAAAGCAATTTGGAATGCTGGCGCTAAGCAAGTTATGATTATTAAAGTTTTAGATGATAAAGCTGAGAACATTGCGGAACGATTTGAAGCAAGTTTAAACTATTTGAGGAATAAATCTTTAGAGATTCGTATTGAAGAAAGTGAAACATTTGAGTTTGAAAAAATTCAAACAGAAGCTAAAGAGAATCTAAAAAGAAATCCAAATATTGATAGTATTATAGCGCCTTCTGATATTCATGCGATAGCTTATATTCATGAAATTTTAGCAATTGGTAAAAAAATCCCAGATGATATTCAAATCATTGGTTATGATGATATTGTACTTAGTCAATTTATTTATCCTTCTTTATCAACTATTCACCAATCATCATATAAAATGGGAGAACAGGCTGCAAAGCTAATCTATAATATGGCAAATAAGTTCTCTATAGATGAAGCTAAAATTAAACTACCTGTTAGATACGTAGAAAGAAATACATTAAGGAGAAAGTAA
- a CDS encoding ECF transporter S component, translating to MKKRSNIAPIAIFFATMLVIHFLSSLIFNLFPFPIKPTIVHIPVIIASIIYGPRVGVTLGFLMGLLSLTVNTITILPTSYLFSPFVPNGNIYSAIIAIVPRILIGLTPYLVYKLMKNKTGLILAGALGSLTNTVFVLGGIFYLFGNVFDGNIQKLLATVISTNSIAELVISAVLTLAIVPRLQTLKK from the coding sequence ATGAAAAAACGCTCTAATATTGCACCCATTGCTATCTTTTTTGCAACCATGCTCGTGATACACTTTCTGAGCTCACTTATCTTTAACCTTTTTCCATTTCCAATCAAACCGACCATTGTTCATATTCCTGTCATTATTGCCAGCATTATCTACGGTCCACGCGTTGGGGTTACACTTGGATTTTTGATGGGGCTACTTAGCTTGACGGTTAACACAATTACAATTCTACCGACAAGCTACCTCTTCTCTCCCTTCGTACCAAATGGGAACATCTACTCAGCTATCATTGCCATCGTCCCACGTATTTTGATTGGTTTAACTCCGTATCTAGTCTATAAACTGATGAAAAATAAAACTGGTCTGATTTTAGCTGGTGCCCTTGGTTCACTTACCAACACAGTCTTTGTACTTGGCGGAATTTTCTACCTTTTTGGAAATGTTTTTGATGGTAATATCCAAAAACTCCTAGCAACTGTTATCTCAACAAATTCGATTGCTGAATTAGTCATTTCCGCAGTTCTAACCCTAGCCATTGTCCCACGACTACAAACCTTGAAGAAATAA
- a CDS encoding ABC transporter permease subunit: MKNTMKYMSELTTVIALIILMAVITIINSNFLTANNLLNLLLQVTSNALIAFGMTFVILTGGIDLSVGSILALSSALTAGLLGSGMPVTLAILISLILGCILGMMNGLLISYGKLAPFIVTLATMTIFRGATLVYTNGNPITKGLSDTFLFQFLGQGYIVGIPFPVIIMFIVFIVLYVLLHKTAFGKSVYAIGGNEKAAYISGVKLNKVKIIIYSISGIMASISGLIITSRLSSAQPTAGASYEMDAIAAVVLGGTSLSGGKGRILGTLIGALIIGVLNNGLNIIGVSAFWQQVVKGVVILIAVLIDRFKVVKQ, encoded by the coding sequence GTGAAAAATACTATGAAGTATATGTCAGAATTGACAACAGTAATAGCATTGATAATTTTAATGGCTGTCATCACTATTATCAATTCAAATTTTTTAACAGCAAATAATCTGTTAAATTTACTATTGCAAGTAACATCAAATGCACTGATCGCTTTTGGAATGACCTTTGTTATTCTAACAGGTGGAATTGATTTATCAGTTGGATCAATTTTAGCCTTATCCAGTGCGCTAACCGCTGGCCTATTAGGATCTGGAATGCCTGTTACGTTAGCAATTCTCATCTCTTTAATTTTGGGTTGCATTCTGGGGATGATGAATGGTTTATTGATTTCCTACGGGAAATTAGCTCCATTTATCGTTACTTTAGCAACTATGACTATTTTTAGAGGCGCAACACTTGTTTATACAAATGGGAATCCTATCACAAAAGGATTAAGTGATACATTCTTATTTCAATTTTTGGGGCAAGGTTATATAGTCGGAATTCCATTTCCTGTAATTATTATGTTTATTGTATTTATTGTTTTATATGTTTTACTTCATAAAACAGCATTTGGTAAATCTGTGTATGCTATAGGGGGGAATGAAAAAGCAGCATATATATCAGGTGTGAAACTAAATAAAGTGAAAATTATCATTTATTCAATTTCAGGTATTATGGCTTCAATTTCTGGATTGATTATAACATCACGCTTAAGTTCTGCTCAACCAACAGCAGGTGCTAGTTATGAAATGGATGCTATTGCAGCTGTTGTTCTTGGGGGAACCTCTTTATCAGGAGGTAAAGGTCGCATACTGGGGACCTTAATAGGTGCTTTAATTATTGGGGTTTTGAATAATGGACTTAATATTATCGGTGTTTCAGCATTTTGGCAACAAGTAGTAAAAGGAGTTGTAATCTTAATTGCTGTTCTGATTGATCGTTTTAAAGTTGTAAAACAGTAG
- the rbsD gene encoding D-ribose pyranase, with protein MKKYGILNSNIAKLADDLGHMDLVCIGDLGLPVPKGIDKIDLALRKGSPSFLEVLKEYSDHVLIEKIFLAEEIKEKNKEQWQAVLDLLGSNIIIEYISHEELKAMNTTVKAVIRTGEDTPYSNIILQSGVII; from the coding sequence ATGAAGAAATATGGGATTTTAAATAGTAATATAGCAAAACTAGCTGATGATTTAGGTCATATGGATTTGGTTTGTATTGGAGATTTAGGATTGCCAGTTCCAAAAGGTATTGATAAAATTGATTTAGCATTAAGAAAAGGTAGTCCAAGTTTTTTAGAAGTTTTAAAAGAATATTCAGATCATGTACTTATTGAAAAAATTTTCTTAGCAGAAGAAATTAAGGAAAAAAACAAAGAACAGTGGCAAGCAGTTCTAGATCTTTTAGGATCGAATATAATTATTGAATATATTAGTCATGAAGAATTGAAAGCTATGAATACTACAGTTAAGGCAGTTATTCGCACTGGGGAAGATACACCATATTCGAATATAATCTTGCAATCAGGAGTTATTATTTAG
- the rbsK gene encoding ribokinase has protein sequence MSKIVVVGSISMDLVMRTKRIPEGGETIFGDSFNIVPGGKGANQAVAIGRLSSVEDNIYIFGNVGEDIFSADLLSNLQNNNISTEHVGTVPQSTGVAQITLYGGDNRIIYYPGANNLVKTNDWKNEWELISDASIVVLQNEIPHEANLSIAKFCQENKVKVLYNPAPARETDIEMIPFCDFITPNEHECSELFPDKKLEEIIKIYPNKMIVTLGVEGSIYYDGAAVQKIPAIKAEVVDTTGAGDTFNGAFAYAVSKGKEMNVALSFATIASHLSVQRFGAQGGMPSLKEIKEHPGYEEIWDFK, from the coding sequence ATGAGTAAAATTGTTGTTGTTGGAAGTATTTCAATGGACTTAGTTATGAGAACAAAAAGGATTCCAGAAGGAGGTGAAACGATTTTTGGGGATTCATTTAATATAGTTCCGGGTGGAAAAGGTGCAAATCAAGCTGTAGCTATTGGTAGATTATCCAGTGTAGAAGATAATATTTACATATTTGGAAACGTCGGAGAAGATATTTTTTCAGCAGATTTACTAAGTAATCTGCAAAATAATAATATTTCTACAGAACATGTGGGAACGGTACCACAATCTACAGGAGTTGCACAAATTACTTTATATGGAGGTGATAATAGAATTATTTATTATCCCGGAGCGAATAATTTAGTTAAAACAAATGATTGGAAAAATGAGTGGGAATTGATTAGTGATGCAAGTATTGTTGTATTACAGAATGAAATACCACATGAAGCCAACCTATCTATAGCTAAATTTTGTCAAGAAAATAAAGTTAAGGTACTTTACAATCCTGCACCAGCTAGAGAAACAGATATAGAGATGATTCCTTTTTGTGATTTTATTACTCCTAATGAGCATGAATGTTCAGAGCTTTTTCCAGATAAGAAATTAGAAGAAATTATTAAAATTTATCCTAATAAAATGATTGTGACATTAGGAGTTGAAGGTTCTATTTATTATGATGGGGCAGCAGTTCAGAAGATTCCTGCTATAAAAGCAGAAGTAGTTGATACTACAGGAGCAGGAGATACGTTTAATGGTGCTTTTGCTTATGCTGTCTCAAAAGGAAAAGAGATGAATGTTGCATTGTCCTTTGCAACGATTGCTTCACATCTTTCTGTTCAAAGATTTGGAGCGCAAGGTGGCATGCCGAGTTTGAAAGAAATAAAGGAGCATCCAGGATATGAAGAAATATGGGATTTTAAATAG
- the coaC gene encoding phosphopantothenoylcysteine decarboxylase → MAHILLAVTGSIASYKSADLVSSLKKQGHQVTVLMTQAATEFIQPLTLQVLSQNSVHLDVMNEPYPDQVNHIELGKKADLFIVAPATANTIAKLAHGFADNMVTSTALALPSHIPKLIAPAMNTKMYDHPATQANLKTLESYDYQLIAPKESLLACGDHGRGALADLTIILERIKETLDEKTL, encoded by the coding sequence ATGGCACATATTCTCTTGGCTGTAACGGGCTCAATCGCCTCTTATAAGTCAGCAGATTTAGTCAGTTCGCTTAAAAAACAAGGTCATCAAGTCACTGTCTTAATGACCCAAGCTGCTACAGAGTTTATCCAACCTTTGACACTACAGGTACTCTCACAGAATTCCGTCCACCTGGATGTCATGAATGAACCCTATCCTGATCAGGTTAATCATATTGAACTTGGCAAAAAAGCAGATTTATTTATCGTGGCCCCTGCAACAGCTAACACTATTGCAAAACTAGCTCACGGCTTTGCCGACAACATGGTGACCAGTACGGCTCTAGCCTTGCCAAGTCATATCCCAAAACTCATCGCACCAGCTATGAATACGAAAATGTATGATCATCCGGCAACTCAGGCTAATCTGAAAACATTAGAAAGCTATGACTATCAGCTGATTGCTCCTAAGGAATCCCTACTAGCTTGTGGCGACCATGGACGAGGAGCTTTAGCTGACCTCACAATTATTTTAGAAAGAATAAAGGAAACTCTCGATGAAAAAACGCTCTAA